A genomic region of Pseudomonas abietaniphila contains the following coding sequences:
- a CDS encoding MipA/OmpV family protein, which translates to MTVLPCSFKRNLCVAGLLCAAWFSPLCHADSLTGDVGAGVAYQPDDPTGSRYETRPVPYLDLSWGRVNLSSDEGLSWDAIKASGWSAGPFVNYVQGRTANGALHGLHDVSDMGEVGGFVEYSPSDVWRVFAEVGRTFGGSNGQGGVLGRVGGELDYPLGRGIFGGTTLAAHYANAEQAQTFYGVSGPESQASGIRAYNASGGFQNLTLTQSVAFPLAPNWSLITSASWIHLVGSAADSSIVRQQGRVNQGELDVAVAYHFK; encoded by the coding sequence ATGACCGTTCTGCCGTGTTCTTTCAAGCGCAACCTGTGCGTCGCCGGGCTGCTTTGCGCCGCCTGGTTCAGCCCTTTGTGTCACGCGGATTCCCTGACCGGTGATGTCGGCGCCGGGGTTGCCTACCAGCCGGATGACCCGACCGGGAGCCGCTATGAAACCCGGCCCGTGCCCTATCTCGATCTGTCATGGGGGCGGGTCAACCTGAGCTCGGACGAGGGGTTGTCCTGGGATGCGATCAAAGCCAGCGGCTGGAGCGCCGGGCCCTTCGTCAACTACGTTCAGGGCCGCACGGCCAATGGCGCGCTGCATGGCCTGCATGACGTGTCGGACATGGGCGAGGTTGGCGGTTTCGTCGAATACAGCCCCTCGGACGTCTGGCGTGTGTTCGCCGAGGTGGGCCGCACGTTCGGCGGCAGCAATGGCCAGGGCGGCGTGTTGGGGCGGGTCGGAGGTGAACTGGACTACCCGCTGGGCAGAGGCATCTTCGGCGGCACGACCCTGGCTGCGCATTACGCCAATGCCGAACAGGCACAGACCTTTTATGGCGTGAGCGGCCCCGAATCACAGGCTTCCGGCATACGCGCCTACAACGCGAGCGGCGGCTTCCAGAACCTGACCCTCACCCAGAGCGTGGCCTTCCCGTTGGCGCCGAACTGGTCGCTGATCACAAGCGCCAGCTGGATTCACCTGGTCGGGTCAGCAGCCGACAGCAGCATCGTTCGTCAGCAAGGCCGCGTGAATCAAGGCGAACTGGACGTCGCGGTGGCTTACCATTTCAAGTGA
- a CDS encoding MtnX-like HAD-IB family phosphatase, which translates to MMQWHIVCDFDGTITPTDVIDNILERFADPSWADIEDAWISGRIGSRECLSLQLSLVKAYPAQLLDYFDSVEIDPHFPAFVEQALGLGATMAIVSDGLEQGIARILSRHRLPLLPIIANGLRQVDRDRWRIVFPYASDACRAASGNCKCRSTPDNKRVLVIGDGKSDMCVAETADFVFAKGRLAEHCERNGIPFARFDSFAELPALLALLPHSLPSPTVRLPLEQQELFHHV; encoded by the coding sequence ATGATGCAATGGCATATCGTGTGCGACTTCGACGGGACGATCACCCCGACCGACGTCATCGACAACATTCTGGAGCGCTTCGCCGACCCAAGCTGGGCAGATATCGAAGACGCGTGGATCAGTGGCCGGATCGGTTCGCGCGAGTGCCTCAGCCTTCAGCTGTCGCTGGTCAAGGCGTACCCGGCGCAACTGCTGGACTATTTCGACAGCGTCGAGATCGACCCCCACTTTCCGGCGTTCGTCGAGCAAGCGCTTGGGCTGGGTGCGACGATGGCTATCGTCAGCGACGGGCTGGAGCAAGGCATCGCGCGGATTCTTTCCCGGCACAGGCTTCCCCTTCTCCCGATCATTGCCAACGGCCTGCGTCAGGTTGACCGGGATCGCTGGCGCATCGTGTTCCCTTACGCCAGCGATGCCTGCCGCGCGGCCTCCGGCAACTGCAAGTGCCGATCCACGCCTGACAACAAGCGCGTGCTGGTGATCGGTGACGGCAAGTCCGACATGTGCGTGGCCGAAACGGCTGACTTCGTGTTCGCCAAAGGACGCCTCGCCGAGCATTGCGAACGCAACGGCATCCCCTTCGCCCGCTTCGACTCCTTCGCCGAATTACCCGCGCTGCTGGCCTTGCTGCCTCACAGCCTGCCATCGCCAACCGTACGCCTCCCTCTTGAACAGCAGGAACTCTTTCACCATGTCTGA
- a CDS encoding aspartate aminotransferase family protein produces MSDIRIATPEDQVLLEKEARYCSYGDTVHYIDPPRIFSRCEGSYVYDTSDQAYLDLQMWYSAVNFGYANPRLNNALKQQIDTLPQIASQYLHKGKIELSEHIAVDAKKKFGLDGRVHFNVGGSQSIEDSLKVVRNASNGKSLMFAFEGGYHGRTLGASSITSSYRYRRRYGHFGERAQFIPFPYHFRGPKGMTKEEYGSHCVQQFARLFETEYNGVWDPKVGQSEYAAFYVEPIQGTGGYVIPPMNFYSELKHVLDQHGILMVVDEIQMGFYRTGKLWSIEHFDVKPDVIVFGKALTNGLNPLGGIWAREELINPKIFPPGSTHSTFASNPLGTAVGLEMFKMTSEIDYGAMVMNKGKYFLEGLRDLQKRYPIIGDVDGLGLALRAEICGPDGFTPDKATLDFMVEEGMKGDIEIDGRRLGLVLDVGGYYKNVITLAPSLEISYPEIDLGIALLDRLLHRAMKR; encoded by the coding sequence ATGTCTGACATTCGCATCGCAACCCCCGAAGACCAGGTCCTCCTGGAGAAAGAAGCCCGATACTGCTCGTATGGCGACACCGTCCATTACATCGACCCGCCACGTATCTTCAGCCGCTGCGAAGGCTCCTACGTCTACGACACCAGTGATCAGGCTTACCTTGACCTGCAAATGTGGTACTCGGCGGTCAACTTCGGCTACGCCAATCCGCGTTTGAATAACGCGCTCAAGCAACAGATCGACACGCTGCCGCAGATCGCCAGCCAGTACCTGCACAAAGGCAAGATCGAGCTGTCGGAACACATCGCGGTGGACGCCAAGAAGAAATTCGGTCTGGACGGTCGCGTGCATTTCAACGTCGGCGGCTCGCAGTCCATCGAGGACTCGCTGAAAGTGGTGCGCAACGCGAGCAACGGAAAGAGCCTGATGTTTGCCTTCGAAGGCGGCTATCACGGGCGTACGCTGGGCGCCTCCTCGATCACCTCCAGCTACCGCTATCGTCGTCGTTACGGTCATTTCGGCGAGCGCGCGCAGTTCATCCCGTTCCCGTACCACTTCCGCGGCCCCAAAGGCATGACCAAAGAGGAATACGGCAGCCACTGCGTTCAGCAATTCGCCCGCCTGTTCGAAACCGAATACAACGGTGTCTGGGACCCGAAAGTCGGCCAGAGCGAATACGCAGCGTTCTACGTCGAGCCGATTCAAGGCACCGGCGGTTACGTGATCCCGCCCATGAACTTCTATTCCGAGCTCAAGCATGTCCTCGACCAGCACGGCATCCTGATGGTGGTCGATGAGATCCAGATGGGTTTCTATCGCACCGGCAAGCTGTGGTCGATCGAGCATTTCGACGTCAAACCGGACGTGATCGTGTTCGGCAAGGCCCTCACCAACGGGCTTAACCCATTGGGCGGGATCTGGGCCCGAGAAGAGTTGATCAACCCGAAAATCTTCCCACCAGGCTCCACCCATTCTACTTTCGCCTCCAATCCATTGGGCACGGCGGTGGGTCTGGAAATGTTCAAGATGACCTCGGAAATCGACTACGGCGCGATGGTCATGAACAAGGGCAAGTATTTCCTTGAAGGGCTGCGCGACTTGCAGAAGCGTTACCCGATCATCGGCGACGTCGACGGTCTGGGTTTGGCCCTGCGCGCTGAAATTTGCGGGCCGGACGGCTTCACGCCAGACAAGGCGACGCTGGACTTCATGGTCGAGGAAGGCATGAAGGGCGACATCGAAATCGATGGCAGACGCCTGGGCCTGGTGCTCGATGTCGGCGGTTACTACAAGAACGTGATCACGCTGGCCCCCTCGCTGGAGATCAGTTATCCCGAGATCGATCTGGGTATCGCCCTGCTCGACCGCCTGCTGCACCGGGCCATGAAACGATGA